In Panacibacter ginsenosidivorans, the following proteins share a genomic window:
- a CDS encoding YHS domain-containing (seleno)protein yields the protein MKKIMMNIKAISAFILMLVALPSFTNAQKYEGKYFNNLNADGVIIDGYDAVAFFTDDKPVKGDAKFQYNYDDAVYYFASQEHLDMFKANPEKYKPQFGGWCAYAVSLGRVAPIDVNTFSIVNNRLVIQHNQRAVDGWNKDVQGNLSLADKYWPEVTAGGGKQIKTDAEKAFLNNTDPDGVTLQGYDAVAYFTDMKPTKGDPKYSARYNGATYWFASEAHASMFKDHPEMFAPQYGAFCGYAMSLNKLRPIDPNIWQIVDGRLILQHTQDAYDQFNKDAKGNTAKADGYWPGQIRKHAGKKVKFDAPAKPATTDAK from the coding sequence ATGAAAAAGATCATGATGAACATAAAAGCAATCTCTGCTTTTATTTTGATGTTGGTTGCGTTGCCATCTTTTACTAACGCACAGAAATATGAAGGAAAATATTTCAATAACCTCAATGCCGATGGTGTTATTATTGATGGTTATGATGCCGTTGCTTTCTTTACAGATGACAAACCTGTGAAAGGAGATGCAAAATTTCAATACAATTATGATGATGCTGTTTATTATTTCGCATCACAGGAACATCTTGATATGTTCAAAGCAAACCCGGAAAAATACAAACCACAATTTGGTGGCTGGTGTGCTTATGCAGTATCACTCGGCCGGGTTGCACCAATTGATGTAAACACGTTCTCTATTGTAAACAATCGGCTTGTTATACAACACAATCAACGTGCTGTTGACGGCTGGAATAAAGATGTACAAGGCAATCTTTCACTCGCAGATAAATACTGGCCAGAGGTTACAGCTGGTGGTGGCAAACAAATTAAAACAGATGCCGAGAAAGCATTTTTAAATAACACCGACCCTGATGGAGTAACACTCCAGGGTTATGATGCCGTTGCCTACTTCACAGATATGAAACCAACCAAAGGCGATCCAAAATATTCTGCACGTTATAATGGTGCTACCTATTGGTTTGCATCAGAAGCACATGCTTCAATGTTTAAAGATCATCCTGAAATGTTTGCTCCACAATATGGTGCCTTCTGCGGTTATGCGATGAGTCTAAATAAACTTCGCCCAATTGATCCGAACATCTGGCAGATTGTTGATGGTCGTTTGATTTTGCAGCACACACAGGATGCGTATGATCAGTTCAACAAAGACGCAAAAGGCAACACTGCAAAAGCAGATGGTTACTGGCCTGGCCAAATAAGGAAACATGCAGGTAAAAAAGTAAAATTTGATGCTCCTGCAAAACCAGCGACTACAGACGCTAAATAA
- a CDS encoding efflux RND transporter periplasmic adaptor subunit, which translates to MDISIETQVSGKKRKKAVTIIVVIAIAIIALILLLRSTLQSSITKKEFTTAVVEMGSIENTVNASGEVLPEFEEIITSPINASIKNVVMDAGTNVKAGESILTLDKSATQTELEKLKFELEVKRNNIHKLKLELDKSFYDIKSNNDIKQLRINSLEADVENAKRLYKAGGGTQEDIEKAELDLKVAKLEKQQLENEIKSKQQTMQVEMRESEIDAAIKENDLKELQRKLDLANIVTSRAGVITWINKNIGASVTEGEALARIADLSGFKVSGSVSDNFMSDLHIGMAAIIRVGESQMRGTVSNIYPSVQNNIVTFDIRLDEQNNKLLRPNLKVDVYLVTAAKNNIMRVTNGPGFQGASSQNIFVVHDGKAERRSVHIGMTNFDFVEIKDNVKPGDVIITSDMSKFKNVREITIRN; encoded by the coding sequence ATGGACATCAGTATAGAAACTCAGGTAAGCGGAAAAAAAAGAAAGAAAGCAGTTACAATCATTGTTGTCATTGCTATTGCTATTATTGCCTTAATCCTGCTACTACGTTCCACTTTACAATCATCTATCACAAAAAAAGAATTTACTACTGCCGTTGTTGAAATGGGTAGCATAGAAAACACTGTTAATGCATCGGGTGAAGTATTGCCTGAATTTGAAGAGATCATTACTAGCCCCATCAATGCTTCAATAAAAAATGTAGTGATGGATGCAGGCACCAATGTAAAAGCTGGTGAATCTATTTTAACGCTTGATAAATCTGCCACCCAAACTGAATTAGAGAAACTGAAATTTGAACTGGAAGTAAAACGCAATAATATTCATAAACTAAAACTTGAACTGGATAAAAGCTTTTACGACATCAAATCAAACAACGACATCAAGCAACTACGTATAAATAGCCTGGAAGCAGATGTTGAAAATGCAAAACGTTTGTATAAAGCCGGTGGCGGGACACAGGAAGATATTGAGAAAGCTGAACTGGATCTGAAAGTTGCAAAACTGGAAAAACAACAACTGGAAAATGAGATCAAAAGCAAACAACAAACCATGCAGGTGGAAATGCGTGAATCTGAAATTGATGCTGCAATAAAAGAGAATGATTTGAAAGAGTTGCAACGCAAACTTGATCTCGCCAATATTGTTACGAGCCGCGCTGGTGTAATTACATGGATCAATAAAAATATCGGCGCTTCCGTAACTGAAGGCGAAGCACTGGCAAGGATCGCAGATCTTTCTGGTTTTAAAGTTTCCGGCAGCGTTTCAGATAATTTCATGAGTGATCTGCACATAGGTATGGCAGCAATTATACGTGTTGGTGAGTCTCAGATGCGTGGGACCGTAAGTAATATTTATCCATCAGTACAAAATAACATTGTAACATTTGATATACGGCTTGATGAACAAAACAATAAGCTGCTGCGCCCTAATTTAAAAGTGGATGTTTATCTGGTTACAGCTGCAAAAAATAATATAATGCGTGTAACTAATGGTCCCGGCTTCCAGGGGGCTTCTTCACAGAACATATTTGTGGTACATGATGGAAAAGCTGAAAGAAGAAGTGTGCATATTGGCATGACCAATTTTGATTTTGTAGAGATCAAAGACAATGTAAAACCGGGCGATGTGATCATTACTTCAGATATGAGCAAGTTTAAAAATGTACGGGAAATAACGATCAGGAATTAA
- a CDS encoding ABC transporter ATP-binding protein, which translates to MIQLQNIEKVYRTDTVQTLALNSISLDVAKGEFLSIMGPSGCGKSTLLNIMGLLDAPTKGEIKIANQKTEHLSDKQLAHFRNNKLGFIFQSYHLINDLKVLDNVELPLLYRKMSAKERKELALEALGKVGLSNRVKHFPTQLSGGQKQRVAIARAIVGQPEIILADEPTGNLDSAMGNEIMDILIQLNVVEGTTIVMVTHDEHMAKKTHRLVRLFDGSQVQ; encoded by the coding sequence ATGATACAGTTACAAAATATCGAAAAAGTTTATCGCACCGATACGGTACAAACACTGGCATTAAACAGTATAAGTCTTGATGTTGCCAAAGGAGAATTTCTTTCCATTATGGGTCCTTCAGGTTGTGGCAAAAGCACGTTGCTGAATATAATGGGTTTGCTTGATGCGCCTACAAAAGGAGAAATAAAAATCGCAAACCAAAAAACGGAACATTTAAGCGATAAGCAGCTTGCGCATTTCAGGAACAATAAACTTGGATTTATTTTTCAAAGCTATCACCTCATCAATGATCTTAAAGTGCTGGATAACGTAGAACTGCCATTGCTGTACAGAAAGATGTCTGCTAAAGAAAGAAAAGAACTAGCGCTGGAAGCATTGGGCAAAGTTGGCCTCAGCAACCGTGTCAAACACTTTCCAACACAGCTTTCCGGCGGACAGAAGCAACGGGTAGCGATTGCACGTGCAATCGTTGGCCAGCCGGAAATTATTTTGGCTGATGAACCAACGGGCAATCTTGACAGCGCCATGGGCAATGAAATCATGGACATTCTTATTCAGCTGAATGTAGTGGAAGGCACAACGATCGTAATGGTTACACATGATGAGCATATGGCAAAGAAAACACATCGTTTGGTAAGATTGTTTGATGGCAGCCAGGTTCAATAA
- a CDS encoding TolC family protein, which produces MKTQLHYIIFLLLLSGKIFCQDSSDTARLSLQDVIAMAKEKSIESKQAATVKETKYWEWRVYRSNYQPQLLLNGLLPAYSKTFSQVIQPDGTILFQPIHNNNSSLNLSFSQSIAATGGTVFGTTQLQRFDDFDRKNQLYNTVPFGIGYSQPLFQFNTLKWDNKIEPLKYNESKQAYIESMEGIAIVASGYFFDLLLAQVNYQIAQTNLENTKKIMQVANEKLDIGKIAKNEILQLQLEQLKAEKATGVAKRDMEIALLNLRTYTGLQNTDKIALDLPSTIVDMQVTADKVLEQAYANRADAIGFARKIAEAQRDVVKAKADNGLNATLTARLGYTQTASTIPKAYQSPQDQQLLQLEFAIPIMDWGRSKSRTKTAEANLKFAEYSVEQDKQNFTQEIVTQVTLFDMMKGQVELTAKADSIASEKYNIAQQRYVLGNLSITDLSIAFQEKDQAKRDYIAALRDFWGAYYQLRYLSLYDFEKNEKITYK; this is translated from the coding sequence ATGAAGACACAACTACATTATATTATTTTTTTACTATTGCTGTCAGGGAAAATATTTTGCCAGGATAGTAGTGACACTGCAAGATTGAGCCTGCAGGATGTAATAGCAATGGCAAAAGAAAAATCAATTGAATCGAAACAGGCAGCAACGGTCAAAGAGACAAAGTATTGGGAGTGGCGTGTGTACAGGTCAAATTACCAGCCACAACTTTTATTAAATGGTTTATTGCCTGCCTATAGCAAAACATTCTCGCAGGTAATTCAACCAGATGGTACCATTTTGTTTCAACCAATACACAACAACAACTCCTCATTAAACCTTTCCTTCAGCCAAAGCATTGCAGCCACCGGTGGCACTGTATTCGGTACCACACAATTACAAAGGTTCGATGATTTCGACAGGAAGAACCAATTGTATAATACAGTACCGTTTGGGATTGGTTATAGTCAGCCGTTGTTCCAGTTCAATACGTTGAAATGGGATAATAAAATTGAACCACTAAAATATAATGAAAGCAAGCAGGCTTATATAGAATCCATGGAAGGTATTGCGATTGTTGCCAGCGGTTATTTTTTTGATCTCCTTTTGGCACAGGTTAATTACCAGATCGCTCAAACAAATTTGGAGAACACAAAAAAGATCATGCAGGTGGCCAATGAAAAATTAGACATTGGTAAAATAGCAAAGAATGAAATTCTTCAATTACAGCTTGAGCAGTTAAAAGCAGAAAAAGCAACTGGTGTTGCTAAGCGTGATATGGAAATTGCCTTATTAAATCTCCGTACATATACAGGCCTGCAAAACACTGATAAAATTGCGCTTGACCTTCCATCAACGATTGTTGATATGCAGGTTACAGCAGATAAAGTTTTGGAGCAGGCTTATGCAAACAGGGCTGATGCTATTGGGTTTGCAAGAAAAATTGCAGAAGCACAAAGAGACGTTGTAAAAGCCAAAGCCGACAATGGTTTGAACGCAACACTTACTGCACGACTTGGCTATACACAAACAGCTTCAACCATACCAAAAGCCTATCAATCGCCGCAGGATCAGCAATTGCTGCAACTTGAATTTGCCATACCAATAATGGATTGGGGAAGATCAAAATCAAGAACAAAAACAGCAGAAGCTAATCTGAAGTTTGCAGAATATTCAGTAGAGCAGGATAAGCAAAATTTTACACAGGAAATAGTAACACAGGTTACATTGTTTGACATGATGAAAGGGCAGGTGGAGCTTACAGCAAAAGCAGACAGCATTGCTTCTGAAAAATACAATATTGCACAGCAGCGCTATGTACTGGGCAACTTAAGTATTACTGATCTTAGTATTGCCTTCCAGGAGAAGGACCAGGCCAAAAGAGATTACATAGCAGCATTAAGAGATTTCTGGGGTGCTTATTACCAATTACGCTATCTCTCCTTGTATGATTTCGAAAAAAATGAAAAGATCACTTATAAATAA
- a CDS encoding SDR family NAD(P)-dependent oxidoreductase: MKTVIITGANGNLGVATAKKFLDEGYIVVAIDGKDDHLEFALNNTNFEFHSIDLTNEEKTAEFIKSTVTRHGKIDAALMLVGGFAMGTVNDTNGADILKQFSLNFETAYFVAQPLHKHMQENGYGRLVFIGARPAINPAQGKALVAYALTKSLLFKLAEFINEENKGTNVVASVVVPSTIDTAINRKSMPDVNPADWVKPEQLADILEFICSEKGSVIREPVYKVYNNA, encoded by the coding sequence ATGAAGACAGTTATTATAACAGGTGCTAACGGAAACCTTGGTGTTGCCACTGCAAAAAAGTTTTTAGATGAGGGATATATAGTTGTTGCTATTGATGGAAAAGATGATCATCTTGAGTTTGCATTAAACAATACTAATTTTGAATTTCATTCCATTGATCTTACCAATGAAGAAAAGACTGCAGAATTTATAAAGTCAACTGTAACAAGGCATGGAAAGATAGATGCTGCATTGATGCTTGTTGGCGGTTTTGCCATGGGGACTGTAAACGATACAAATGGCGCAGACATACTAAAACAATTCTCGTTGAATTTTGAAACAGCATATTTCGTAGCACAGCCCTTACATAAGCATATGCAGGAAAATGGATATGGGAGATTAGTGTTTATTGGCGCAAGGCCTGCTATTAATCCTGCACAGGGCAAGGCTCTGGTGGCTTACGCATTAACCAAATCACTGCTCTTCAAACTTGCAGAGTTTATCAATGAAGAAAACAAAGGCACTAATGTAGTTGCTTCTGTTGTGGTGCCCAGCACTATTGATACAGCGATAAACAGAAAAAGTATGCCTGATGTAAATCCTGCTGATTGGGTAAAACCGGAGCAGCTTGCGGATATACTTGAATTTATCTGTAGTGAAAAAGGTTCTGTAATAAGAGAGCCGGTATATAAGGTTTACAACAATGCCTGA
- a CDS encoding SMP-30/gluconolactonase/LRE family protein, translating into MEKFTNIKMRMLFPSLLISAFAMAQETRQLTVEKPTAIADLKTTEGAALVDAKWFVQPAHIQETSFKSPGPSSKDPLLLYPTGMTISTHTIHPQISAADFDKNFIAIKPIDLEMREGMGLVSTVWFKTELTIPATIGKLNTAGSTAVFEITVDDYSEIWVNGKQMHGFGQSGNGVISGYNTRNRVILTDNAKPGDHFSIAILGINGPLGMIPDNYIWVRNAVVDFYKDGLPSNAAWKNVGKISVIDEQLNHIISKDATIDKVADGFQFTEGPVWHPDGYLLFSDPNTNTIYRYNPKNNNVTVYMSHSGYTGADIGEYGQPGSNGLAIDKEGRLIVDQHGNRRVVRYEKKGPLTVLADKIDGKRFNSPNDIVLKSDGTIYFTDPPYGLPKFFNDARKELDYSGVFMIKDGKLNVVSKDLGGPNGIAFSPDEKYLYVTNWDIRDIHHTKTLWRYEVQQDGSLKNGKIFFDWNLTEDDEALDGMKVDKEGNLFVSAPGGVWILSAEGKLLGKITTPERAANMAWGDEDGKTLYLTAHSSLYKIRVETGGRFCWQ; encoded by the coding sequence ATGGAAAAATTTACAAACATAAAAATGCGAATGTTGTTTCCATCGCTTTTGATAAGTGCGTTTGCAATGGCGCAGGAAACACGCCAATTAACAGTTGAAAAACCAACTGCAATTGCAGATTTGAAGACAACAGAGGGTGCCGCATTAGTAGATGCGAAATGGTTTGTGCAACCAGCGCACATACAGGAAACGAGTTTCAAATCTCCGGGACCATCATCAAAAGACCCGCTGCTGCTGTATCCTACAGGAATGACGATCTCAACACATACCATTCATCCGCAGATTAGCGCTGCAGATTTTGATAAAAATTTTATTGCAATAAAACCAATTGATCTTGAAATGCGTGAAGGCATGGGACTTGTTTCAACCGTGTGGTTTAAAACAGAATTGACGATTCCTGCAACGATTGGAAAATTGAATACTGCAGGCAGCACTGCAGTGTTTGAAATTACAGTTGATGATTACAGCGAGATTTGGGTGAATGGAAAACAGATGCATGGATTTGGTCAGAGTGGGAACGGTGTGATCAGTGGATACAATACCCGCAACAGGGTTATACTTACTGATAATGCAAAACCTGGTGATCATTTTTCGATTGCAATACTTGGGATTAATGGCCCGTTGGGAATGATACCAGATAATTATATATGGGTAAGAAATGCGGTTGTTGATTTTTATAAAGACGGCTTGCCATCGAACGCAGCATGGAAAAATGTTGGAAAAATTTCTGTGATTGATGAACAATTGAATCATATCATTTCTAAAGATGCTACGATTGATAAAGTTGCAGATGGATTTCAGTTTACGGAAGGGCCTGTGTGGCACCCCGATGGATATTTATTGTTTAGTGATCCTAACACGAATACAATTTATCGTTACAACCCAAAGAATAATAATGTAACTGTTTATATGAGTCATAGCGGTTATACGGGTGCAGATATTGGTGAGTATGGTCAGCCGGGAAGTAATGGTTTGGCAATTGACAAAGAAGGAAGATTGATTGTTGACCAACATGGAAACAGGAGAGTAGTGCGTTATGAAAAGAAAGGACCATTAACAGTTTTAGCGGATAAGATTGATGGTAAGAGATTTAATAGTCCGAATGATATTGTTTTGAAAAGTGATGGCACAATTTACTTTACAGATCCGCCTTATGGCTTACCGAAATTCTTCAATGATGCAAGAAAAGAGTTAGATTATTCAGGAGTGTTTATGATAAAGGATGGAAAGCTTAATGTTGTATCAAAAGATCTTGGCGGACCAAACGGTATTGCATTCTCACCTGATGAAAAATATTTGTACGTTACAAACTGGGATATACGTGATATACATCACACCAAAACATTATGGCGTTATGAAGTACAACAAGATGGAAGTTTAAAGAATGGCAAAATATTTTTCGACTGGAACTTAACAGAAGATGATGAAGCGCTTGATGGCATGAAAGTGGATAAAGAAGGAAATCTTTTTGTAAGTGCGCCAGGTGGTGTTTGGATATTATCTGCTGAAGGAAAATTATTAGGAAAGATAACAACACCGGAGCGTGCAGCTAATATGGCGTGGGGTGATGAAGATGGCAAGACTTTATATTTGACAGCCCACAGTAGTTTGTATAAGATAAGAGTAGAAACTGGTGGCAGGTTTTGCTGGCAGTAA
- a CDS encoding CPBP family intramembrane glutamic endopeptidase, giving the protein MPDKLMRKDKIYISAYIFIYIIAALVLVVVFQNPVEDILTGLFSFGIGFSLVAWLLTKNISNSGIDKHPFKNEAWLLFALIFWIILYITYGSSFVDHLVPASILQNDRAYAFVILARKLLVFVMVPLLLYRLAGFSLTDFGLEAPIKNIFSKKSLITFCVISVIVLAFQYFMSNGGKHFREGNFSFAQMLAGFPLLFIWLFLEVGLVEEFFFRGLLQSRMSALLKSNAGGILISGLIFGLAHAPGLYLRGFGETEGITESLPFAFWAAYTVCTMSVGGIFIGIIWSKTKNLYLIMAIHAMLDIIPNFANFVHTWKL; this is encoded by the coding sequence ATGCCTGATAAGTTGATGCGTAAAGACAAAATTTATATCAGTGCTTATATATTTATTTACATAATTGCTGCATTGGTTTTAGTGGTAGTTTTTCAGAATCCTGTTGAAGATATTTTAACAGGATTATTTTCATTTGGTATCGGCTTTTCGCTTGTAGCCTGGTTGCTTACAAAAAATATCAGCAATAGTGGAATTGATAAACATCCTTTTAAAAATGAAGCATGGCTTCTGTTCGCACTAATATTTTGGATAATACTTTATATAACATATGGCAGCAGTTTTGTTGACCATTTAGTACCAGCTTCTATCCTGCAAAATGACCGGGCTTATGCATTTGTTATTCTTGCAAGAAAATTATTGGTGTTTGTAATGGTGCCACTCTTATTATACAGGCTTGCAGGATTTTCCTTAACTGATTTTGGTTTGGAAGCGCCCATTAAAAATATCTTTTCAAAGAAGAGCCTGATAACCTTTTGTGTAATCTCGGTGATCGTACTGGCGTTTCAATATTTCATGAGCAATGGCGGCAAACATTTTCGTGAGGGCAATTTTTCTTTTGCACAAATGCTTGCAGGATTTCCACTGTTGTTCATTTGGCTTTTTCTCGAAGTTGGCCTGGTGGAAGAATTTTTCTTTCGTGGTTTGTTGCAATCAAGAATGAGTGCATTGCTAAAATCCAATGCAGGCGGCATTCTTATCAGCGGCTTGATTTTTGGCCTTGCGCATGCGCCGGGGCTTTACCTGCGCGGGTTTGGCGAAACAGAAGGCATTACTGAATCATTACCTTTTGCTTTTTGGGCTGCTTACACTGTTTGCACAATGTCTGTAGGCGGTATTTTTATTGGTATCATCTGGAGCAAAACAAAAAACCTTTATCTCATTATGGCCATTCATGCAATGCTGGATATTATTCCAAATTTTGCAAACTTTGTTCATACCTGGAAGTTGTAA
- a CDS encoding ABC transporter permease → MLKNYFKIAIAVLKRRKFFTFISLFGISFTLTILIVATAFVDNVTSANYPELNRDRSLYINFLQQRNSKYGYTQNGPASYYYMDQYVNKLKTPESIGISSLFVPVNTYVNNKKLVVNIKYTNEAYWHVMQYQYIEGKPYTQQQIDNAERVAVISDDLKKDYFGDIPNVVGKYIEADNVQYRITGVVKSVPVTMAISYADLYAPYTVSKTDYRTKGLSGNYSAILLARSKAELPKIKEEYAGIVAKIKPEQKDFDQFISYADSYVTSFTRQMAGDPTNSSGLNILITAASAFILFFMLLPTLNLININISRIMERSSEIGVRKAFGASSKTLVWQFIVENIILTFFGAVIGIVLSFIILQVINNSELITNMHLSINLTVLLYSLIACLFFGLLSGVYPAWRMSRLEVVTALKAQ, encoded by the coding sequence ATGCTAAAGAATTATTTTAAAATAGCCATTGCAGTTTTAAAGCGAAGAAAATTTTTCACGTTCATCAGCTTATTTGGCATAAGCTTTACGCTTACTATATTGATCGTGGCAACTGCATTCGTTGATAACGTTACCAGCGCTAATTATCCTGAACTGAACAGGGATCGATCTCTGTATATTAATTTTCTGCAACAAAGGAATTCTAAGTATGGATATACGCAAAATGGACCTGCCAGTTATTATTACATGGATCAGTATGTAAACAAATTAAAGACGCCGGAAAGTATTGGCATCTCATCTTTATTTGTTCCGGTGAATACTTATGTAAACAATAAGAAACTTGTAGTAAACATTAAATACACTAATGAAGCGTACTGGCATGTAATGCAGTACCAGTATATAGAAGGCAAGCCCTATACACAACAACAAATTGATAATGCAGAACGTGTAGCCGTTATTTCAGATGATCTGAAGAAGGATTATTTTGGTGATATACCAAACGTTGTTGGTAAATACATTGAAGCAGATAATGTTCAATACCGCATTACAGGCGTAGTTAAAAGTGTACCTGTAACAATGGCTATCTCATACGCAGATCTATATGCGCCATATACCGTTTCAAAAACAGATTACAGAACCAAAGGGCTCAGCGGCAATTACAGTGCGATATTACTGGCACGTTCAAAAGCAGAACTTCCAAAAATAAAAGAAGAATACGCCGGTATTGTTGCAAAAATAAAACCGGAACAAAAAGATTTTGATCAGTTCATAAGTTATGCGGACAGTTATGTTACAAGCTTTACAAGACAAATGGCCGGTGATCCTACAAATTCATCGGGGTTAAATATTTTGATAACGGCCGCAAGCGCATTTATTCTATTTTTCATGTTGCTGCCAACATTGAATCTGATCAATATAAACATAAGCCGCATCATGGAGCGATCCTCTGAAATAGGCGTACGAAAAGCATTTGGAGCTTCTTCAAAAACTTTGGTTTGGCAATTTATTGTGGAAAATATCATTCTTACTTTTTTTGGTGCCGTGATAGGCATCGTGCTTTCTTTTATTATTCTGCAGGTAATTAACAACAGCGAACTTATTACTAACATGCATCTTTCTATCAACCTGACTGTATTATTGTACAGCCTTATTGCATGTTTGTTCTTCGGGTTATTATCTGGTGTTTATCCCGCATGGCGCATGTCTAGATTAGAAGTTGTAACAGCATTAAAAGCGCAATAA
- a CDS encoding GlcG/HbpS family heme-binding protein, producing MIKIFFFIVLAIGIASVCSAQTIATKNISLDAAKKVVAEAVKYAKANNAPGGAIAVVDNGGNLVYLERLDNTFAAASEVAIKKANTAALFKAPSSKLENAINGGRDALITVGHTFLQGGVPIIVDGQVVGAVGVSGSTSAQQDEDMANAGAKVSID from the coding sequence ATGATAAAAATATTTTTCTTCATTGTTCTTGCAATCGGTATTGCTTCAGTATGTTCTGCACAAACAATTGCAACAAAAAATATTTCACTTGATGCCGCAAAAAAAGTTGTTGCAGAAGCAGTGAAATATGCAAAAGCAAACAATGCTCCCGGTGGTGCAATCGCTGTTGTTGATAACGGCGGTAATCTTGTTTACCTCGAAAGACTGGATAATACTTTCGCTGCTGCCAGTGAAGTGGCAATCAAAAAAGCCAATACTGCTGCGCTTTTCAAAGCGCCTTCCTCAAAACTGGAGAATGCAATCAATGGTGGCAGAGATGCGCTCATTACTGTTGGTCATACATTTTTACAAGGTGGTGTTCCAATCATTGTTGATGGTCAGGTTGTAGGTGCGGTAGGTGTTAGCGGTAGTACAAGTGCGCAACAGGATGAAGACATGGCTAATGCCGGTGCTAAAGTAAGTATTGATTAA
- a CDS encoding ABC transporter permease yields the protein MIKHLFKLIWNKKKQNFLLITEMFVSFIVMFAVFTLIVYYYNNYKQPMGFDYDNVWVANYTPPPNIQSNDSAQLFHDVLEKMVKSMPEVVDMSFMSNNVPFSMSTSNTEISYGDHRNVRTNIYTAEDSYKDVLNFKILEGRWFTNADIVKGRDIPIVINKKLKEELFGNETATGKIIGENMIDKSQQSARYRVIGVADNLKDKGSYQAIENGMYRNIDTGAMHWVGNIVLKVKPNVDAAFEGKLFKTLSNAIGTSIEIEHFDKKLVTKNRIMLVPMIILLIVAGFLIINVSLGLFGVLWYNINKRKSEIGLRRAVGASGSSVSNQLVGEALVLATISLILGLFFAVQFPLLNVFDLASNIYLWAIAFSVLFIYVLVIICALYPGKQAAAIYPAVALHEE from the coding sequence ATGATAAAGCATTTATTTAAACTGATATGGAACAAAAAGAAACAGAACTTTCTTTTAATAACAGAAATGTTCGTTTCCTTTATTGTAATGTTTGCTGTTTTTACGCTGATTGTGTATTACTATAACAATTATAAACAGCCAATGGGGTTTGATTACGATAATGTTTGGGTGGCAAATTATACACCGCCGCCAAATATTCAAAGCAATGATTCTGCCCAGCTTTTTCATGATGTGCTTGAGAAGATGGTCAAATCAATGCCCGAGGTAGTCGATATGAGTTTCATGAGTAATAATGTGCCTTTCTCTATGAGCACATCAAACACTGAAATAAGTTATGGTGATCACAGGAATGTACGCACAAATATTTATACTGCTGAAGATAGCTACAAAGATGTACTGAACTTTAAAATATTAGAAGGAAGGTGGTTTACAAATGCTGATATTGTAAAAGGTAGAGATATACCCATAGTAATAAACAAAAAACTGAAAGAAGAATTGTTTGGAAATGAAACTGCAACGGGAAAAATAATTGGTGAAAACATGATAGATAAATCGCAGCAATCTGCCAGGTACAGGGTAATTGGCGTTGCTGATAATTTAAAAGACAAAGGCAGTTACCAGGCTATTGAAAATGGCATGTACAGAAATATAGATACTGGAGCCATGCATTGGGTAGGAAATATCGTACTGAAAGTTAAACCGAATGTTGATGCGGCTTTTGAAGGAAAGCTCTTTAAAACACTTTCCAATGCTATTGGTACAAGTATAGAAATAGAACACTTCGATAAAAAGCTTGTAACCAAAAACAGGATCATGCTGGTGCCCATGATTATATTATTAATTGTGGCCGGGTTTCTTATCATCAATGTTTCTCTTGGATTGTTTGGCGTGCTCTGGTATAATATCAACAAAAGAAAAAGTGAGATTGGTTTGCGAAGAGCAGTTGGTGCAAGTGGCAGCTCTGTTTCAAACCAGTTGGTTGGCGAAGCTTTGGTGCTGGCAACTATTTCACTGATACTGGGTTTGTTTTTTGCTGTACAATTTCCTTTGTTAAATGTGTTTGATCTTGCATCTAATATTTATTTGTGGGCCATAGCATTTTCTGTTTTGTTTATTTATGTGCTTGTAATTATCTGTGCATTATATCCCGGAAAGCAGGCTGCAGCTATTTATCCGGCTGTTGCGCTTCATGAAGAATAA